One segment of Ureibacillus thermophilus DNA contains the following:
- a CDS encoding DUF6431 domain-containing protein: MVEECPHCHAKHSLHRHGFYERNAITAEKEYRLLICRFRCSICFQTVSILPHFLLPYFQHTTRTIVQWLHDALHQTGTNPSKRQLISFYLRRFIQTISWIYMYFARKI, from the coding sequence ATGGTGGAGGAGTGCCCACATTGTCATGCGAAGCATTCCCTTCATCGCCATGGTTTTTATGAACGGAATGCCATCACCGCAGAAAAGGAATATCGTCTCTTGATCTGCCGTTTTCGTTGTTCGATTTGTTTCCAAACGGTGTCCATCCTCCCTCACTTTCTTCTCCCATACTTTCAACATACGACTCGTACCATCGTTCAATGGCTCCATGATGCGCTTCATCAAACCGGCACAAATCCATCAAAAAGACAACTCATTTCTTTCTATCTCCGACGATTTATCCAAACAATTTCATGGATTTATATGTATTTTGCTCGCAAAATCTAA